The sequence below is a genomic window from Calditrichota bacterium.
TCTCCTGGGCCAGGCTAATGCCCGTTGCCAGGAGGAGGGCAAGCAGCGTCACCCCTCGCGTGCTCATCTCTTTTCCTCCTTCGAGTAACGTTCTTTGTTTTCTCTCTTTGCGCTAATCCAGGAGCCAGACGATAGTCATGCGCGGGTCGTCGACGTGCAGGATCAATGCGGTGGTGCCAGGCTCAAGCCCCCCTTCAACCACGGGCAGGGCAACACCCTGGCTCACCAGCTTTTCCGCCGGCTGGAGCGCCCTCTCCCGAGTTGAGCGCATCGAGAAATCACGCAGCCAAAAGACTGCAGCCGCGACCAGCACGGCCAGGCCGACCCCCACGAAGCCCAGCCTCACCCGTGGTGCAGCGTGTTGCGCTGGCTGGCACTCTTGGACCAGGCGTGTCCGGATTCTGGGCCACAGTTGTACCCCGGCGGAAACCTCCTCCGCAGCGACAAGTAAACGCTTGCCCACGGTTAGGGCACGTTCCACGCGCGCAAGCTCAGCCTGGCAGGCCGCGCAGCCACTAAGGTGGCGCCTCAGCCGCTCCTGCAGGCGTGGCGGAAGGTCGTTTCCGGCGTAGAGCTCGATCAGTGCCCGCACCCGTGTACACCTCATCGTCTACCTCTCCAACAGTTCAGGGAATTCGTTTTCGATGATGTGGCGCAGCGCCCGCCGCGCCAGGCAAAGGTGGCTTCTTACGGTACTTTGCCGACAGCCGAGGATGCGCGCGATTTCGGCAATCTCCAGCCCCTCCAGGTCACGGAGCACGAAGGCGGCGCGCTGCTTAACACCAAGGCGTCTCGCCAGGCTTCTCACCACAGTAAAGAGCTCGGCGTTCTCCACCTGTCCGTCGGGTCCGGTGTCCTGGGCTGGTTCCTCCTGCGCAACTTCGTCGTGCGCGAAAACTCTTCCGGCGCCCCGCTCTCGGGCGACGATGTCGTGACAGAGATTGACCACGATGCGGTAGAGATACGTGAAGAGTGGTCGCGCGAGGTCCACCCTGTGCAGGGAGCGGTACAGCCGGACA
It includes:
- a CDS encoding zf-HC2 domain-containing protein; the encoded protein is MRCTRVRALIELYAGNDLPPRLQERLRRHLSGCAACQAELARVERALTVGKRLLVAAEEVSAGVQLWPRIRTRLVQECQPAQHAAPRVRLGFVGVGLAVLVAAAVFWLRDFSMRSTRERALQPAEKLVSQGVALPVVEGGLEPGTTALILHVDDPRMTIVWLLD
- a CDS encoding RNA polymerase sigma factor yields the protein MQAVDERQLLQQARGGDMEAFGTLVESYQRRVFALALRMLGDRSLAREASHEAFVRLYRSLHRVDLARPLFTYLYRIVVNLCHDIVARERGAGRVFAHDEVAQEEPAQDTGPDGQVENAELFTVVRSLARRLGVKQRAAFVLRDLEGLEIAEIARILGCRQSTVRSHLCLARRALRHIIENEFPELLER